In Flavobacteriales bacterium TMED191, the DNA window TCAGAACAATGAAATAAATAACGAAGCTAACATTTCATATAATATATTTTCTCAGGATGAAAAAATTGCAAAAAAACTAAATATTAAAAAAGGCAACGTTGCTTTTGGTGTGGAACACAAAACACTATATAGGCCATATTTATATAATTCATTTATTATAAAAGCATCTTCTTTTGTGCTCAATAATAATCATTTTTTCATGTCTCTAAAGTCTAGATTTTTTCTCGAGGAACATGATTATTTTGAATCTAGAATTATCAATCAAGTATTTATTAAACCCCCAGCAATTAAAACAAGTTTCTCAACTTCTAGTAATTTTAATAAACCCATATCACTAAATAATAATTTTTCATTCAAATGGAGATTTAACAACAATTATAATATTTGGAAAGATTATAAAAATGCATTATTCTACTATAGAATTAATCCTAGATTTCGAATAAGTAATCATATATTTTTAGAATATATTTTAGCAATTGAAATAGAGCAAAATCAAATTGGCTGGATTGAAGAAGAAGATTCTAATCCAATATTTAGTCGAAGAAATCAAAATACGTATACAAATAAACTTGTTCTTAATTACACCCTCAACCCTCAAACCTACATAAAGTTAATTGCTAGACACTATTGGTCTACAATTGAAAATTTCTCATTTTATAGTATTAATGAGAGTGGATTATTATATCACAATGACTATAATAAAAATGAAGATATTAATTTTAACACATGGAACCTTGATCTTAATTTTTCATGGCAATACAAACCAGGATCCTTGTTGTCGATTGTTTGGCAGAACCAACTTACAAGTATAACGGATCAAAAAAATAGTATTTTTACACAAAATATTAATGATTTTTTTAAAACACCTACGACAAATATAGTTTCATTTAAACTTACTTATTATATAGATTACATTGAATTAATTAAACCAAGAAATGATAAAAATTAATAATTTATATAAATCTTTTGAAAAGAAGCCAGTATTGATTGACGTCAGTATAGAAATTCTTAAAAATGAAATTGTAGCAATACAAGGACCATCAGGAGCAGGTAAAACAACATTGCTAAAATCAATTGGGTTATTAGATAGTATTGACTCAGGAACTATACTATTTGAAAATCAAGAAATTCATCTTTTTAATGAAATACAACAATCTAAATTTCGAAACAAAGAAATTGGCTTTGTATTTCAATTTCATAATTTACTTCCAGAATTTTCATCTCTAGAAAATATTTGCATACCATATTTAATCCATAATAATAATTTCAAACATGCAGAACAAAAAGCAAAGAAATTAATGGAATCATTAAATATTTTACATAAAAAAAACTCAAAACCTAACGAACTCTCAGGAGGGGAACAACAACGAGTTGCAATTGCACGAGCCTTAATTAATTCACCAAACCTAATACTTGCAGATGAACCTACAGGTAATTTAGACTCAGCTCAATCTGAGGAGATGTTTAAATTATTTAAAAAGATCTCAAATAAATACTGTACAACTTTTTTGATTATTACTCATAATAATAAGTTAGCAAAAATGTGTGATCGTATTATAAACATAAAAGATGGACAGATTATCAAATAAAAATTCTAATTTAATTTTAACAAAATAATACAAAAATGGAATTTACTAAGCCAACTATTTTTTACTACCTAATTCTGTTGGCTATCCCAATTATTATTCATCTATTTAATTTCAGAAAACATAAAAAAATATTTTTCAGTAATAATTATTTTTTAAAACAAATTCAAACAAAAAGTCAATCAAAAAATAAAATTAAAAAATGGTTATTATTGCTTAATAGAATGGCAATTGTTTGCATGATAATCACTGCATTTTCTCTACCATTTTTAAAGCAAAATAGTAATCCACACGAAACAAAAAAGGTTGGACTATATGTCGACAACTCATTTAGCATGAATAAGGTAGATGAAAATAACAACAGTTTACTTGATTATGCTAAGAATAATGCCAAAAAAATAATTAATAATCTTATAGAGTCACAACAAGTACTAATTATTACAAATGATTTTGAAAAAAAACATCAAAAATGGTATTCAGCAA includes these proteins:
- a CDS encoding ABC transporter ATP-binding protein; translated protein: MIKINNLYKSFEKKPVLIDVSIEILKNEIVAIQGPSGAGKTTLLKSIGLLDSIDSGTILFENQEIHLFNEIQQSKFRNKEIGFVFQFHNLLPEFSSLENICIPYLIHNNNFKHAEQKAKKLMESLNILHKKNSKPNELSGGEQQRVAIARALINSPNLILADEPTGNLDSAQSEEMFKLFKKISNKYCTTFLIITHNNKLAKMCDRIINIKDGQIIK